The Proteus terrae subsp. cibarius genome contains the following window.
GCAGAAAATCCGAATACCCAATACGCCCAGTTAACTGGGCGTATTGTTTTTCTTAATTCACTAAGAAAGTGAATAAAAAATAGGACTAACCTTCGACTTTTGTCATGCATTGCTCAACAATTTTATCAATATCCCACTCTTTAGGCAGTGATTTTGAGCCATTTTTGCGCATTTCCATATCTACTCGGATAAATTCTGTTATTCCGTAATTTTTAATAATATTGTCATAAGTGCATTCACACACTTCGGCAATTTGAGGAATTAGTGCATCATCAGTAATACCCGAACCTAATATGCAACTACTGACAAAGTTCTTTTTAAATAAGGATGTGTTGTCCTCTTTTTTGTCTGAAATCACGCTGTCTTGGATAGTATTTTCGGTGGTAGTTGCTTTCGTTGTTGAAATTTCAGTATCTTTTTCATCAGAACAACCCACTAATGCTGTTGCCATCACTAAAGCTGTTAAGACTGATGCTAATTTATTCATAATACGCTTTATCGCTACATAAGATTAAAAAATAAGATGATCAGATTTATTTTTGGTCATCAGAGAAAAATAATGGGTTTATTCTTTGCGAGAGTAACATTTTATTCAATCGGATAAGTGGTAAACCAATTAAAGAATTTGGATCATCGCCAACAAGTTTATCAAATAGAGTAATGCCTAACCCTTCAGATTTAAAACTTCCTGCACAATTGAAAGGCATTTCTTTATTTAAATAACTGATAATTTCTTCATCAGTTAAATGACGAAAGTAAACTTGAAATAATTCACAATGCGTTTGATGTTCTAAAGTTAGGCTATTATATACAGTTAATCCGGTGTAAAACGAAACACATTGCCCTGAAGCTTGTTTTAATTGTGCAAAGGCATTATCAAAATTATGGGGTTTCCCCGTGATCTTTTTATTCAGCACACAAACTTGATCAGAACCAATTATAAGGTGATGTGGAAATTTTGCTTGTAAAGCGCTGGCTTTTTCATAGGATAAGCGGCTGACAAGATCTTGAGCACACTCTGTGGGTTTCGGGGTTTCGTCAATCTCTGGAGATGCCTGTATAAAGGGCATTCCAAGCTTTTTCAGCAACTGAGCTCGAAAGGGTGAAGTAGATGCAAGAACGAGTGGCAACATATTTTTTTTAAAATCCGTAGCAAAATGATGCCTGACATTCTAAACTATGCGCCGCTGATAAAGCGAATTTTGGTGGAAAGGTGTAGATAACCCGCCTTTTTCTTTGACTATATTCCATTACAAAGATAATATGCGCGCCTTATGCAAAAGGTAAAATTACCCCTGACCATTGATGCGCTGCGAGCAGCTCAAAAGAATTTAGACTATGACGGTCATTATTCTCCAGAGCAAGTAAGCCGCTTAGCTGAATCGGTGGTCAGTGTGGACAGTAATATTGATGTGGCTTTATCATTTGATATTGACCATCAACGTCTTGCCGTGATTAAAGGACATTCCGATGTGGATGTGACTTTAGAATGTCAGCGTTGTGGTGGCCATTTTCCGTATCATGTTCACGCAACATATTGTTTTAGCCCTGTTGTCAGTGATGAACGGGCCGAGGCATTACCGGAAGAATATGAATCAGTCGATGTAAACGAATTTGGTGAAATAGATTTGCTGGCGATGATTGAAGATGAAATAATCCTCAACTTGCCAGTAGTTCCGGTACATGATTTTGAACACTGTGAAGTGTCCGACGCGGATATGGTGTTTGGTGAACTCCCTGAAGAATTATCAGAGAAACCAAATCCATTTGCCGTATTAGCCAGTTTAAAGAAAAGTACTAAGGAGTAAGGTCAATGGCCGTACAACAAAACAAACCAACTCGTTCTAAACGTGGTATGCGTCGCTCTCATGACGCGCTGACAGTAACTCAGGTTTCTGTTGACAAAACTTCTGGTGAAACTCACCTGCGTCACCATGTAACTGCTGACGGTTACTACCGTGGCCGCAAGGTTATCAACAAGTAATTAGCTTTATAGCTCGTTGATACCTTGACAAATCTAACCATAGCGTTAGATGCGATGGGCGGGGACTTCGGTCCTCGCATCACAGTGCCTGCTTGTTTGCGGGCGCTGGCATCTAATCCTCATTTAAAAATATTGCTGGTAGGTCAACCAGACTCTATCTCCCCTCTGCTTGCAAATCAAAATGCTGAGCTAATCTCCCGTTTACAAGTTATACCCGCAGAACATGTTGTCGCCAATGATGCTAAACCTTCACAGGCTATTAGAGCAAGTAAAGGCACATCAATGCGAGTGGCACTTGATCTCGTGAAAACAGGGGAAGCACAGGCTTGTGTAAGTGCAGGTAATACTGGCGTATTGATGGGATTAGCAAAACTTCGACTTAATGCTATTGATGGAATTGATCGTCCTGCACTGGTTTCGGTATTACCTAACCAGAAAAAAGGTAAGACAGTTGTTCTGGATTTAGGCGCTAACGTTAATTGTGATAGCAAAATGCTGGTACAGTTTGCGGTAATGGGCGCAGTTATGGCCGAAGAGATAGCAGAGATTGATTCACCGAAAGTGGCGCTTTTAAATATTGGTGAAGAAGAGAGTAAAGGATTAGATAATATCCGCGAAGCTGCTACGGTATTAAAATCGACACCGAATATCAATTATATTGGTTATGTTGAAGGTAATGAATTACTGACAGGCAAAACTGATGTTTTGGTGTGTGACGGCTTCGCAGGTAATGTCTCCCTTAAAACGATGGAAGGAGTTATCAGAGTTTTCCTTTCATTGATTAAATCTTCTACTACCGAAAATAAAAAAACGTCGTGGTGGATGAAAATATTGAAGAAATGGTTACAAAAGCGACTAATTAAGCGTT
Protein-coding sequences here:
- the yceD gene encoding 23S rRNA accumulation protein YceD, which produces MQKVKLPLTIDALRAAQKNLDYDGHYSPEQVSRLAESVVSVDSNIDVALSFDIDHQRLAVIKGHSDVDVTLECQRCGGHFPYHVHATYCFSPVVSDERAEALPEEYESVDVNEFGEIDLLAMIEDEIILNLPVVPVHDFEHCEVSDADMVFGELPEELSEKPNPFAVLASLKKSTKE
- a CDS encoding Maf family protein; protein product: MLPLVLASTSPFRAQLLKKLGMPFIQASPEIDETPKPTECAQDLVSRLSYEKASALQAKFPHHLIIGSDQVCVLNKKITGKPHNFDNAFAQLKQASGQCVSFYTGLTVYNSLTLEHQTHCELFQVYFRHLTDEEIISYLNKEMPFNCAGSFKSEGLGITLFDKLVGDDPNSLIGLPLIRLNKMLLSQRINPLFFSDDQK
- the rpmF gene encoding 50S ribosomal protein L32, giving the protein MAVQQNKPTRSKRGMRRSHDALTVTQVSVDKTSGETHLRHHVTADGYYRGRKVINK
- the plsX gene encoding phosphate acyltransferase PlsX, whose amino-acid sequence is MTNLTIALDAMGGDFGPRITVPACLRALASNPHLKILLVGQPDSISPLLANQNAELISRLQVIPAEHVVANDAKPSQAIRASKGTSMRVALDLVKTGEAQACVSAGNTGVLMGLAKLRLNAIDGIDRPALVSVLPNQKKGKTVVLDLGANVNCDSKMLVQFAVMGAVMAEEIAEIDSPKVALLNIGEEESKGLDNIREAATVLKSTPNINYIGYVEGNELLTGKTDVLVCDGFAGNVSLKTMEGVIRVFLSLIKSSTTENKKTSWWMKILKKWLQKRLIKRFGHMNPDQYNGASLLGLRGIVIKSHGGANESAFTAAIEQAVHAVERKIPERIASRLTTVLPKSD